A stretch of Vibrio maritimus DNA encodes these proteins:
- a CDS encoding PhoH family protein yields the protein MGDTDRKIFVLDTNILLHEPHAIFSFKEHDVVIPMTVLEELDRIKDSKRDVARDARVAIRALEDIFKDATPDEISEGIPFSSNLDATGTISILADYVLQETVKAFADKEGDNRILNAVLYLQNKRSPREVVLVTKDINMRLRAKGAGVRFVEDYRTDQLIDDVQYLTKGFQKSEGAFWENIDEVETKTLASKTYHTFDREAIDPTFINQYLIDESSDFAGRVADIDGEKVTIRDLSQERMLCRQAWDIRPKNIYQGMAMDALLDPDIDLVILTGAAGSGKTLLAMAAALEMTIERGMFDKIIVTRNTPDIGESIGFLPGTEEEKMMPWLAAITDTLEALHKNDHCTEGSLKYICDKANIQFKSINFMRGRSIQNAFVLLDECQNLTASQIKTIITRCGEGTKIVCSGNLAQIDSPYLTPVTSGLTYMVERFKNFGGSANIHLNGVVRSRLAEFAEENL from the coding sequence ATGGGCGATACCGACCGTAAAATTTTCGTTCTCGACACCAATATTCTTCTCCACGAACCTCACGCCATTTTTTCATTCAAAGAACACGACGTCGTCATTCCAATGACGGTACTCGAAGAGCTCGATCGCATAAAAGACAGTAAGCGAGACGTAGCGCGAGATGCTCGAGTCGCCATACGAGCACTTGAAGATATTTTCAAAGACGCCACCCCAGATGAAATTTCTGAGGGCATTCCTTTTTCGAGTAATTTAGATGCAACTGGAACCATCTCTATCTTGGCAGACTATGTCTTGCAAGAAACGGTCAAAGCATTTGCCGACAAAGAGGGTGATAACCGCATTCTTAATGCCGTATTGTACCTACAGAACAAGCGCTCACCACGTGAAGTCGTGTTGGTGACCAAAGACATCAACATGCGCTTGCGTGCCAAAGGGGCGGGCGTACGTTTTGTCGAAGACTACCGAACCGACCAATTGATCGACGATGTTCAATACCTCACCAAAGGTTTCCAAAAATCAGAAGGGGCTTTTTGGGAGAACATCGATGAAGTGGAAACAAAAACCTTAGCGAGCAAGACCTATCACACCTTCGACCGAGAGGCTATCGACCCAACCTTTATTAACCAATACCTAATTGATGAATCGAGTGATTTTGCAGGCCGTGTTGCCGATATTGATGGTGAAAAAGTCACAATTCGCGACTTGAGCCAAGAACGGATGCTGTGTCGCCAAGCCTGGGATATTCGACCTAAAAACATCTATCAAGGCATGGCAATGGATGCCCTACTCGACCCCGACATCGATTTGGTGATCCTGACTGGCGCAGCCGGTAGTGGTAAAACGCTACTTGCCATGGCGGCAGCGTTGGAGATGACGATTGAACGAGGCATGTTCGATAAGATCATCGTCACCCGAAACACGCCTGACATAGGCGAGTCCATCGGCTTCTTACCGGGCACAGAAGAAGAAAAGATGATGCCTTGGCTAGCTGCAATCACCGATACCTTAGAGGCGCTGCATAAGAATGACCACTGTACAGAAGGGTCTCTGAAGTACATTTGTGATAAAGCCAATATTCAGTTCAAATCGATTAACTTTATGCGGGGTCGTTCGATTCAAAACGCGTTTGTACTGCTTGATGAATGTCAAAACCTAACGGCATCACAGATCAAGACCATTATCACGCGCTGTGGTGAAGGCACTAAGATTGTCTGCTCTGGTAACTTAGCGCAGATTGACTCCCCCTACTTAACCCCAGTCACCTCAGGGCTGACTTATATGGTAGAACGCTTTAAAAACTTTGGCGGTAGTGCCAACATCCACCTTAACGGTGTAGTGCGCAGTCGCTTAGCAGAGTTTGCTGAGGAGAATTTGTGA
- the rapA gene encoding RNA polymerase-associated protein RapA, producing MTFALGQRWISDTESDLGLGTVVALDARTVSLMFAASEENRVYARNDAPVTRVTFNVGDVIECQEGWSLEVEEVIEDQGVFTYIGTRQDTEETNVALREIFLSHQIRFNKPQDKLFAGQIDRMDNFVLRYRALSNQYEQHKSPMRGLCGMRAGLIPHQLFIAHEVGRRFAPRVLLADEVGLGKTIEAGMIIHQQVLSGRAQRILIVVPETLQHQWLVEMMRRFNLHFSIFDEERCIEAYAESDNPFDTQQLVLCSLDFLRKSRKRFEQALEGEWDLLVVDEAHHLEWSQEQPSRQYQVVEALAEKTPGVLLLTATPEQLGRESHFARLRLLDADRFFDYEAFVKEEDQYAPVADAVTALFSGQALVDDAKNQITELLSEQDVEPLFNVLESNASDEEKATARQELIDNLMDRHGTGRVLFRNTRAAIKGFPTRNVNLIPMPIPQQYTTSMRVSGMIGGKMTPEARAMKMLYPEEIFQEFEGEDSSWWQFDSRVNWLIEKITAKRSEKVLVIASRASTALQLEQALREREGIRATVFHEGMSILERDKAAAYFAQEEGGAQVLICSEIGSEGRNFQFANQLVMFDLPFNPDLLEQRIGRLDRIGQKRDIDVHVPYLEGTSQGILARWFNEGLNAFAETCPTGRMVYDRYEESIINMLASGDTSELDDVIEGSRQYNQELKHELEQGRDRLLEMHSNGGEAAQEIVEKISATDGDTNLVTFALSLFDTIGLNQDDKGENALVVTPSEHMMVPSYPGLPYEGATITFDRDTALSREDMNFISWEHPMIQGGIDLVMSEGVGTCAVSLLKNKALPVGTILLELVYVVDAQAPKKSGISRFLPPTPIRMMMDGRGNDLSAQVEFEGFNRQLSPVNRHLASKLVTSVQADVHRLIEAGNGAVEEKLTVVREEAHKAMYASLNGELERLQALKAVNPNIRDEEIDAIESQISELDEYINKAQVQLDSLRLIVVSHN from the coding sequence ATGACATTTGCTTTAGGGCAGCGCTGGATTAGCGATACGGAAAGTGATTTAGGTTTAGGTACGGTCGTCGCATTGGATGCGAGAACAGTATCACTTATGTTTGCAGCATCAGAAGAGAATCGCGTTTACGCACGTAATGATGCGCCTGTTACCCGAGTTACGTTTAATGTCGGTGATGTCATAGAGTGCCAAGAAGGTTGGTCACTAGAGGTTGAAGAGGTCATTGAAGACCAGGGTGTGTTTACTTATATAGGTACACGTCAGGATACTGAAGAGACCAATGTCGCGCTGCGCGAGATTTTCTTAAGCCACCAAATTCGTTTTAACAAACCTCAGGACAAGTTGTTCGCTGGTCAGATTGATCGTATGGACAACTTTGTGCTGCGTTATCGAGCCCTCAGTAACCAGTATGAGCAGCACAAGAGTCCAATGCGTGGACTATGTGGTATGCGTGCTGGTCTGATTCCGCATCAGTTATTCATCGCACACGAAGTCGGTCGCCGTTTTGCGCCTCGCGTACTGCTAGCGGATGAAGTGGGTCTGGGTAAGACCATTGAAGCGGGTATGATCATTCACCAACAAGTACTTTCAGGACGTGCTCAGCGCATTTTGATTGTGGTACCAGAGACGCTTCAGCATCAATGGTTAGTTGAGATGATGCGCCGCTTTAACCTGCATTTCTCTATCTTTGATGAAGAGCGCTGTATTGAAGCCTACGCCGAGTCAGACAATCCATTTGATACTCAGCAACTTGTATTGTGTTCACTGGACTTCCTACGTAAGAGCCGCAAGCGTTTCGAGCAAGCGCTAGAAGGGGAATGGGACCTATTGGTTGTCGATGAAGCGCACCACCTAGAATGGAGCCAAGAGCAGCCAAGCCGACAATATCAAGTTGTTGAAGCACTAGCGGAAAAGACACCTGGTGTCCTTCTACTGACTGCAACGCCAGAGCAACTTGGTCGCGAAAGTCACTTTGCCCGTTTGCGTCTTCTCGATGCTGACCGATTCTTTGATTACGAAGCTTTTGTTAAAGAAGAAGACCAGTACGCACCCGTCGCAGATGCAGTAACGGCTTTGTTCTCTGGTCAAGCCTTGGTTGATGATGCGAAAAACCAGATCACTGAACTGCTTTCAGAGCAAGACGTTGAGCCACTGTTCAATGTGCTTGAGAGCAACGCAAGTGATGAAGAGAAAGCGACGGCGCGCCAAGAGCTTATCGATAACCTGATGGATCGCCACGGTACGGGGCGTGTTTTGTTCAGAAACACACGAGCAGCAATCAAAGGGTTTCCTACCCGTAACGTGAATCTGATTCCGATGCCGATCCCTCAGCAGTACACAACGTCAATGCGTGTCTCTGGCATGATCGGTGGCAAGATGACGCCTGAAGCGCGCGCGATGAAAATGCTCTATCCAGAGGAGATCTTCCAAGAATTTGAAGGGGAAGATTCAAGCTGGTGGCAATTCGATTCTCGTGTGAATTGGTTGATTGAAAAGATTACCGCGAAGCGCAGTGAAAAGGTATTGGTGATTGCTTCACGCGCTAGTACTGCGCTGCAGCTCGAACAGGCTCTACGTGAGCGTGAAGGTATTCGTGCCACTGTGTTCCACGAAGGCATGTCTATTCTTGAACGTGATAAAGCCGCGGCTTACTTTGCGCAGGAAGAGGGCGGTGCTCAGGTGCTGATCTGTAGTGAAATTGGCTCTGAAGGTCGTAACTTCCAATTTGCTAACCAGTTGGTCATGTTCGATCTCCCATTTAACCCAGATCTACTGGAGCAGCGCATTGGTCGTTTGGACCGTATTGGTCAAAAACGTGATATTGATGTGCATGTTCCTTATCTTGAAGGCACCTCTCAGGGCATTCTTGCGCGCTGGTTCAATGAGGGGCTCAATGCGTTCGCAGAAACCTGCCCAACGGGGCGTATGGTGTATGACCGCTATGAAGAGAGCATCATTAACATGCTGGCAAGCGGTGATACAAGCGAGCTCGATGATGTCATTGAGGGCTCACGACAGTACAACCAAGAACTCAAGCATGAGTTGGAGCAAGGTCGTGACCGCCTGCTCGAAATGCATTCTAACGGTGGTGAGGCCGCGCAAGAAATTGTTGAGAAGATCTCGGCAACGGATGGCGACACTAACCTAGTGACTTTTGCCCTTAGCTTATTTGACACCATAGGTCTTAACCAAGACGACAAAGGTGAGAATGCCCTCGTTGTGACGCCATCTGAGCATATGATGGTACCAAGTTATCCAGGTCTTCCATATGAGGGGGCAACCATCACCTTTGACCGTGATACTGCCTTATCTCGCGAAGATATGAACTTTATCAGCTGGGAACACCCAATGATTCAAGGTGGTATCGACTTGGTGATGAGCGAAGGCGTTGGTACCTGTGCGGTATCGCTTTTAAAGAACAAAGCACTGCCAGTAGGAACCATCTTGCTTGAGTTGGTTTACGTTGTCGATGCTCAGGCACCAAAGAAGAGCGGTATTAGCCGCTTCCTGCCACCAACACCAATTCGCATGATGATGGACGGGCGTGGTAATGACCTCTCGGCACAGGTCGAGTTTGAAGGCTTTAATCGCCAGCTAAGCCCAGTAAACCGCCATCTAGCAAGTAAGCTCGTTACCTCGGTTCAAGCGGATGTACATCGTTTGATTGAAGCGGGTAATGGTGCCGTGGAAGAGAAGCTAACCGTGGTTCGTGAAGAGGCTCATAAAGCCATGTATGCGAGCCTAAATGGTGAGCTTGAGCGTCTACAAGCCCTCAAGGCGGTTAACCCAAATATTCGTGATGAAGAGATTGATGCCATTGAATCTCAAATCTCTGAGCTAGATGAGTACATCAACAAGGCTCAGGTTCAGCTGGATTCACTTCGCTTGATTGTGGTCAGTCATAATTAA
- the rluA gene encoding bifunctional tRNA pseudouridine(32) synthase/23S rRNA pseudouridine(746) synthase RluA: MAMLSYTPPTDPWIDIVYEDETILAVNKPSGLLSVPGKAAEHYDSMWSRLVVDYPEIQVVHRLDMSTSGLMLLAKTKEAERSLKKQFQYRLTHKIYYARVWGTPSEREGLIDLPLICDWPNRPRQKVCYEHGKPSQTYYQVVKQEEKTSVVRLFPITGRSHQLRVHLLELGHPIVGDEFYAHEDAMNYSQRLELHASELCFYHPQSEQLQSVFVPCDFYEQTEQLVIEHFDPAPHLPDYKSLPRP; this comes from the coding sequence ATGGCCATGCTAAGTTACACTCCGCCAACTGATCCTTGGATTGATATCGTCTATGAGGATGAGACCATCCTTGCGGTTAACAAGCCATCAGGGCTTTTATCCGTGCCAGGGAAAGCGGCTGAGCATTACGACAGTATGTGGAGTCGACTGGTGGTCGACTATCCGGAGATTCAGGTGGTACATAGATTAGACATGTCGACCTCTGGACTTATGCTTTTAGCCAAGACGAAGGAAGCCGAGCGTTCACTCAAAAAGCAGTTCCAATACCGCCTGACTCATAAGATCTACTACGCGCGAGTGTGGGGGACGCCTTCCGAGCGCGAAGGGCTTATCGATTTACCCTTGATCTGTGATTGGCCAAACCGTCCACGTCAAAAGGTATGTTACGAGCATGGCAAACCCTCGCAGACTTATTATCAGGTCGTTAAGCAAGAAGAGAAAACCAGTGTTGTTCGATTGTTTCCTATCACGGGGCGCTCACATCAACTGCGAGTGCATTTGCTTGAGTTAGGGCACCCTATTGTTGGCGATGAATTTTACGCTCATGAAGACGCGATGAATTATTCTCAGCGACTTGAGCTGCATGCTTCAGAGCTGTGTTTCTATCATCCGCAATCAGAGCAGTTACAATCGGTTTTTGTTCCTTGTGATTTCTACGAGCAGACTGAACAACTTGTGATTGAGCACTTTGACCCCGCGCCGCATTTACCCGATTATAAGAGCCTGCCTCGGCCATAA
- a CDS encoding D-2-hydroxyacid dehydrogenase has product MAAKKIVFLDRDTIPAHILIPQPTFEHQWVNYPETAPHEVAQRISDADIVISNKVYLGEDALNTASRLEHIAVAATGVNNVDLDYCRKHQIRVTNIQGYATQSVPEHIIGLLFALKRNLFAYHKDIADGEWQRQKKFCFFTHPIQDMAGSTLGIIGSGTLGQATAALARAIGVKVQFAERRGVSECRSGYVSFEDCLETSDAIALLCPLTDETRNLIDANALSKMKSTALLINTGRGGLVDESALVSALERGEIAGAGVDVFTKEPAPMDNPLVANQHLPNLILTPHVAWGSDSSITRLCEILVSNLEATSQGVEQNRVV; this is encoded by the coding sequence ATGGCCGCCAAAAAGATTGTGTTTTTAGACCGAGACACGATTCCAGCACATATTCTTATTCCCCAGCCTACTTTTGAGCACCAATGGGTCAATTACCCTGAGACAGCACCTCACGAGGTCGCGCAACGGATCTCCGATGCCGATATTGTGATCAGCAATAAGGTGTATCTTGGAGAAGATGCGCTAAATACTGCGTCTCGACTGGAGCACATCGCCGTTGCTGCGACTGGAGTCAATAATGTTGATTTAGACTACTGCCGAAAACATCAGATCCGAGTCACTAATATCCAAGGTTACGCGACCCAATCGGTCCCGGAGCACATCATCGGGCTGCTATTTGCCCTTAAACGTAACCTGTTTGCTTATCACAAAGACATTGCTGATGGGGAATGGCAGCGTCAGAAAAAGTTTTGCTTCTTTACTCATCCTATACAAGATATGGCGGGATCGACTCTCGGCATCATTGGCAGTGGCACACTAGGTCAAGCTACCGCCGCGCTAGCACGCGCTATTGGTGTTAAGGTGCAGTTTGCTGAGCGTCGGGGCGTAAGCGAGTGCAGATCAGGGTATGTTTCATTTGAGGACTGCCTTGAGACGAGTGATGCGATAGCTCTGCTGTGTCCGTTAACGGATGAAACCCGCAACCTTATTGATGCGAATGCACTTAGTAAGATGAAATCAACGGCTTTGCTCATCAACACGGGTCGAGGTGGTTTAGTTGATGAGAGCGCATTGGTCAGTGCATTGGAACGTGGCGAAATTGCTGGTGCTGGTGTCGATGTATTTACAAAAGAGCCGGCACCGATGGATAACCCATTGGTTGCGAATCAACACCTGCCAAACTTGATTCTAACGCCTCATGTCGCGTGGGGGAGTGATTCATCGATTACTAGACTGTGTGAGATATTGGTCAGTAATCTAGAGGCGACTAGCCAAGGTGTTGAGCAGAATCGAGTTGTATAG
- a CDS encoding universal stress protein yields the protein MYKQILVPVDLNDKGFSDKAVEIAVWHAKHSNAEVHLLNVLPGIHMSMVATYFPKDAAAQMKNDVKAQLKAFAEQHISDDVVYKVHVAEGKPYATILDYAERLGADLIVMPSHKRSKIDKVVLGSVASKVVQNSPINVLVVKPQAN from the coding sequence ATGTACAAGCAAATCCTTGTTCCTGTCGATCTGAATGACAAAGGCTTTTCTGACAAAGCCGTCGAAATTGCGGTTTGGCACGCCAAACACTCAAACGCAGAAGTCCATCTACTGAATGTGCTGCCTGGCATTCACATGTCTATGGTCGCGACCTACTTTCCTAAGGACGCTGCTGCGCAAATGAAGAATGATGTTAAGGCGCAGCTTAAAGCGTTCGCCGAACAACACATCTCTGACGACGTGGTGTATAAGGTGCATGTCGCAGAAGGCAAGCCGTACGCGACCATCCTAGACTACGCTGAGCGTCTTGGCGCTGATCTTATTGTCATGCCAAGCCATAAACGTTCGAAGATAGATAAAGTGGTCTTGGGTTCAGTGGCAAGTAAGGTAGTGCAGAACTCCCCAATCAATGTGCTCGTTGTGAAACCACAAGCCAATTAG
- a CDS encoding TRAP transporter permease — translation MTQTTQPSQDVQDMVAQADTGARSPKGIPAKILWFVPLCWSLFQLWYASPLPFVFNFGVLNDTEARSIHLTFAIFLAFTAYPAMKNSPRDRIPAIDWILALAGSFSAAYIYLFYTQLAGRSGAPTTMDIVVAVTGMILLLEATRRALGPPLMVVAAVFLLYTFGGPYMPDVIAHKGASLNKAMSHLWLTTEGVFGVALGVSTSFVFLFVLFGAMLERAGAGAYFIKVAFSLLGHMRGGPAKAAVVASGLSGLVSGSSIANVVTTGTFTIPLMKRVGFPGTKAGAVEVAASTNGQLTPPIMGAAAFLMVEYVGISYVEVIKAALLPALISYIALIYIVHLEACKAGMTGLPRRHNPTLVQSLLSFTGTILGLCVISAVVYYGIGWTKDVFGDAATPIVSVALLLSYIGLLRVSAKYAKEGGMEIDAELNEVPDPGPTIKSGLHFLLPIVVLVWCLTVERFSPGLSAFWATVFMIFILITQRPLIALMAKTSDVTEELKAGFVDLAESLVSGARNMIGIGVATAAAGTVVGVVTLTGIGLVMTDFVEFISGGSIILMLLFTAVISLILGMGLPTTANYIVVSTLMAPVIVTLGAAHGLIIPLIAVHLFVFYFGILADDTPPVGLAAFAAAAIAKSDPIRTGIQGFTYDIRTAILPFMFIFNTQLLMMGIDSWWHLALTVISAVIAMLIFSAATQGWWFTKNKWWETVLLLALTFTFFRPGFWWDMVYPAKVLSPGVEIAQVTENLNVGQSLELRVAGETLEGKYVEKTVRLPFEDDAVSADDRIASMGLMLNETDGKMIVDMVEFGSPAEASGLDFDWEIKSIVQEADRPMKEWVFVPALLLLLVMAMNQKRRARRESLSA, via the coding sequence ATGACGCAGACAACACAACCGTCGCAAGATGTGCAAGACATGGTCGCACAAGCTGACACTGGAGCAAGAAGCCCGAAAGGGATACCCGCCAAGATCCTTTGGTTTGTTCCGCTTTGTTGGTCGCTATTTCAACTTTGGTACGCATCACCACTACCATTTGTGTTCAATTTTGGCGTACTGAACGACACTGAAGCGCGTTCTATCCACCTGACATTTGCTATCTTTTTAGCGTTTACTGCTTACCCAGCAATGAAGAATTCTCCTCGTGACCGAATTCCTGCCATTGACTGGATTTTAGCGCTTGCGGGCAGTTTTTCTGCCGCTTATATCTATCTATTCTATACCCAGCTCGCTGGTCGATCTGGCGCACCAACGACAATGGATATCGTCGTTGCCGTAACGGGTATGATTCTTTTATTAGAAGCAACACGCCGTGCACTCGGTCCACCGCTAATGGTCGTTGCAGCAGTATTCCTGCTATATACGTTCGGTGGTCCTTATATGCCGGATGTCATCGCTCACAAAGGCGCTAGCCTTAACAAAGCGATGTCACACCTATGGCTCACCACAGAGGGTGTGTTTGGTGTGGCTCTAGGCGTATCCACCTCATTTGTATTCCTGTTCGTACTATTCGGCGCCATGCTTGAACGTGCCGGTGCGGGGGCTTACTTCATCAAAGTAGCGTTCTCACTACTTGGTCACATGCGTGGCGGCCCAGCAAAAGCTGCAGTTGTCGCATCAGGCCTGTCTGGACTTGTTTCTGGTTCTTCCATCGCTAACGTAGTAACGACCGGTACATTTACAATCCCGCTGATGAAACGAGTAGGCTTCCCTGGCACCAAGGCTGGTGCAGTAGAGGTCGCAGCATCAACTAACGGTCAGCTCACTCCACCAATCATGGGTGCCGCGGCCTTCTTGATGGTTGAGTACGTGGGTATCTCTTATGTTGAGGTTATCAAAGCGGCCTTGCTGCCTGCGCTTATCTCATACATAGCGCTTATTTACATCGTGCACCTTGAAGCCTGTAAAGCGGGCATGACGGGACTGCCGCGTCGCCATAACCCAACGCTAGTACAAAGTCTGCTGTCGTTTACAGGCACCATCTTAGGGCTTTGCGTGATTAGTGCTGTGGTTTACTACGGTATCGGTTGGACTAAAGATGTGTTTGGTGATGCCGCCACCCCAATCGTTAGTGTAGCTCTACTACTTTCATACATAGGTTTATTACGCGTCTCCGCTAAATACGCCAAAGAAGGTGGTATGGAGATCGATGCTGAACTCAATGAAGTCCCTGATCCAGGTCCAACCATTAAATCTGGTCTGCACTTCCTACTGCCTATCGTCGTCCTTGTTTGGTGTTTGACTGTTGAGCGCTTCTCTCCAGGTCTATCTGCATTCTGGGCAACGGTGTTTATGATCTTCATCCTAATCACCCAACGTCCGCTCATTGCCTTGATGGCAAAAACCAGTGACGTCACTGAGGAGCTCAAAGCGGGTTTTGTGGACCTAGCCGAAAGTCTTGTTTCCGGCGCTCGAAACATGATTGGTATCGGTGTAGCTACTGCTGCAGCGGGCACGGTTGTGGGTGTTGTTACCCTCACGGGTATCGGCCTTGTAATGACCGACTTTGTTGAGTTCATCTCAGGCGGAAGCATCATCTTGATGCTGCTATTTACGGCCGTTATCTCGCTTATCTTAGGTATGGGCCTGCCGACGACAGCGAACTACATCGTGGTATCAACCTTGATGGCACCTGTTATTGTGACACTTGGCGCAGCACACGGTCTGATTATTCCTCTGATTGCCGTTCACCTGTTCGTATTCTATTTCGGTATTCTGGCGGATGATACGCCACCGGTAGGTCTTGCAGCCTTCGCTGCGGCAGCCATTGCTAAATCAGACCCTATCCGTACTGGTATCCAAGGCTTCACCTACGATATTCGTACCGCGATTCTGCCGTTTATGTTTATCTTTAACACTCAGTTGTTGATGATGGGCATCGACTCATGGTGGCACTTAGCTCTCACCGTTATCTCTGCGGTCATCGCGATGTTGATCTTCTCTGCAGCGACGCAAGGGTGGTGGTTCACTAAGAACAAATGGTGGGAAACCGTGCTGCTACTCGCGCTAACGTTCACCTTCTTCCGACCAGGTTTCTGGTGGGATATGGTCTATCCAGCGAAAGTTCTTTCACCTGGGGTTGAGATAGCTCAAGTTACTGAAAACTTAAATGTTGGACAATCCCTCGAGTTGAGAGTCGCTGGCGAAACCCTTGAAGGCAAATACGTTGAGAAAACAGTTCGCCTACCATTTGAGGATGATGCTGTCAGCGCAGACGACCGTATTGCTTCTATGGGTCTAATGCTTAACGAGACCGACGGCAAGATGATTGTCGATATGGTTGAGTTTGGTAGCCCTGCTGAAGCATCTGGTTTGGACTTCGACTGGGAAATCAAATCTATCGTGCAGGAAGCAGATAGACCAATGAAAGAGTGGGTCTTTGTACCTGCCCTACTTTTGCTTCTCGTTATGGCGATGAATCAAAAGCGCCGCGCTCGTCGTGAGAGTTTGAGCGCCTAA
- a CDS encoding TAXI family TRAP transporter solute-binding subunit gives MAFKKLVKIGAIAAAVMGAGAVNAQEFITIGTGSVTGVYYPTGGAICKLVNKGRKEHNIRCSVESTGGSIYNVNTIRAGELDFGIVQSDWQYHGYNGTSKFEEQGPYKKLRAMFSLHTEPFNIIARADAGIENVTDLKGKRVNIGNPGSGDRATMGVVMDAMGWTNDDFKLASELKGSERSQALCDNKIDAFVYVVGHPNGSIKEATTSCDAKLISATGEKIDGIVSANPYYAYSTVPAGMYRGTEGDVNSFGVAATMVTTSDVSDETAYNVAKAVFENFDTFKRLHPAFANLKKEDMVKAGLSIPLHPGAEKYYKEVGLLK, from the coding sequence ATGGCATTTAAGAAACTTGTTAAAATCGGTGCTATTGCCGCTGCAGTAATGGGCGCGGGCGCTGTTAATGCTCAAGAGTTCATCACAATTGGTACTGGTTCTGTTACGGGTGTTTATTACCCGACAGGTGGCGCAATCTGTAAACTTGTGAATAAAGGCCGTAAGGAACACAACATTCGTTGTTCAGTAGAGTCCACTGGTGGTTCTATCTACAATGTCAACACTATCCGTGCTGGTGAGTTAGATTTCGGTATCGTTCAATCTGACTGGCAATATCACGGCTACAACGGCACAAGCAAATTTGAAGAGCAAGGCCCTTACAAAAAGCTTCGTGCAATGTTCTCTCTACACACCGAACCGTTCAACATCATCGCTCGTGCTGATGCAGGTATTGAAAACGTAACAGACCTTAAAGGTAAGCGCGTCAATATCGGTAACCCAGGCTCTGGTGACCGCGCAACTATGGGCGTGGTTATGGATGCAATGGGCTGGACCAACGACGACTTCAAACTGGCTTCTGAGCTAAAAGGTTCTGAACGTTCTCAAGCACTTTGTGACAACAAAATCGACGCATTTGTGTATGTTGTTGGTCATCCAAACGGATCAATCAAAGAAGCAACAACGTCTTGTGACGCGAAGCTAATCTCAGCGACTGGTGAGAAAATCGATGGCATCGTATCAGCAAACCCATACTACGCTTACAGCACAGTACCTGCTGGCATGTACCGTGGTACAGAGGGTGACGTAAACAGCTTCGGTGTAGCAGCAACTATGGTAACCACGTCAGACGTTTCTGACGAAACAGCTTACAACGTTGCCAAGGCTGTGTTTGAAAACTTCGACACATTCAAACGTCTACACCCAGCATTTGCAAACCTGAAGAAAGAAGACATGGTGAAAGCTGGTCTTTCAATCCCTCTTCACCCAGGTGCTGAGAAGTACTACAAAGAAGTTGGCCTTCTAAAATAA
- the argR gene encoding transcriptional regulator ArgR, with protein sequence MRNNDKQDNLVRAFKALLKEERFGSQGEIVDALKHEGFENINQSKVSRMLTKFGAVRTRNAKMEMVYCLPAELGVPTVSSSLRELVLDIDHNNALVVIHTGPGAAQLIARLLDSLGKAEGILGVVAGDDTIFITPTLTVSTKQLFDSVCDLFEYAG encoded by the coding sequence ATGCGCAATAACGACAAACAAGACAATCTGGTTCGCGCCTTTAAAGCGCTATTAAAAGAAGAACGATTTGGTTCTCAAGGTGAGATTGTCGATGCATTAAAACACGAAGGGTTTGAAAATATTAACCAATCCAAAGTGTCACGTATGTTGACTAAGTTTGGCGCAGTGAGAACCCGCAACGCCAAAATGGAGATGGTTTACTGCCTACCAGCAGAACTTGGCGTCCCAACTGTCTCAAGCTCACTTCGAGAGTTGGTTCTTGATATTGACCATAATAATGCGCTCGTTGTCATTCACACGGGACCTGGCGCTGCACAGCTCATTGCTCGACTGTTGGACTCCCTAGGTAAGGCAGAGGGCATTCTTGGGGTCGTAGCTGGTGATGACACTATCTTCATCACTCCAACGTTAACCGTTTCGACCAAGCAGTTGTTTGATTCAGTGTGCGACCTATTTGAATACGCTGGTTAA